The Rhododendron vialii isolate Sample 1 chromosome 8a, ASM3025357v1 genome has a window encoding:
- the LOC131335079 gene encoding vacuolar protein sorting-associated protein 29, with the protein MVLVLAIGDLHIPHRAPDLPPKFKSMLVPGKIQHIICTGNLCIKEVHDYLKSLCPSLHITRGEYDEDTRYPETKTLTIGQFKLGLCHGHQVVPWGDLDSLAMLQRQLDVDILVSGHTHQFKAYKHEGGVVINPGSATGAYSSITYDVNPSFVLMDIDGLRVVVYVYELIDGEVKVDKIDFKKTATTATH; encoded by the exons ATGGTGTTAGTATTGGCTATTGGGGATCTGCACATCCCACACAGGGCACCAGATTTGCCCCCAAAGTTCAAGTCAATGCTTGTTCCTGGCAAGATTCAGCACATCATTTGCACTGGCAATCTCTGTATCAAA GAAGTTCATGATTATTTGAAGAGCCTTTGCCCTAGCTTGCATATTACTCGAGGTGAATATGATGAAGATACCCGTTATCCAGAAACCAAAACTCTTACAATTGGACAATTCAAGCTTGGGTTATGCCACGGTCATCAG gtTGTCCCCTGGGGAGATCTTGATTCTCTTGCGATGCTCCAGAGACAGTTAGATGTGGACATCCTTGTTAGTGGTCACACCCATCAGTTCAAGGCATACAAACACGAGGGTGGTGTTGTCATTAATCCTGGATCTGCCACCGGAGCCTACAGCAGCATCACATATGACGTGAACCCAAGTTTTGTGCTCATGGATATTGATGGCCTTCGAGTCGTCGTCTATGTTTATGAACTCATTGACGGAGAAGTGAAGGTTGACAAGATAGATTTCAAGAAAACTGCCACAACTGCTACACATTGA
- the LOC131336359 gene encoding uncharacterized protein LOC131336359 isoform X5, producing the protein MALVFPPIPLVEIPRTGKLKSSRLIDYASSEKRSQILASSCAAPSASSSLAMSKKRVWIWTENKQVMTAAVERGWNTFVFSSQCRALASEWSSMAMIYPLFIEKGELLDSDCRRVATFSEISSPEQLERLQPEDEQAEIVIVNLLDWQVIPAENIVAAFQSSQKTVFAISKTSTEAQIFLEALELGLGGVVLKVEDVKAVLELKDYFDRRNEASNMLDLTKATVTQVQMAGMGDRVCVDLCSLLRPGEGLLVGSFARGLFLVHSECLESNYISSRPFRVNAGPVHAYVAVPGGKTCYLSELKAGKEVIVVDQNGSQRSAIVGRVKIETRPLILVEGKTDSDDPTVYSILLQNAETVPLVSAQRGNGYQSKAIPVTSLKVGDEVMLRIQGGARHTGIEIQEFIVEK; encoded by the exons atggctCTGGTATTTCCTCCCATTCCTTTGGTTGAAATCCCCCGAAcag GGAAATTGAAAAGTTCCAGGTTGATTGATTATGCTAGCAGTGAGAAGAGATCTCAAATTCTGGCCTCTTCTTGTGCTGCCCCATCTGCATCTTCCTCATTGGCTATGTCGAAGAAGCGGGTGTGGATATGGACTGAGAACAAACAAGTCATGACGGCTGCCGTAGAGAGAGGCTGGAACACATTCGTCTTCTCCTCCCAATGTCGCGCCCTTGCTAGTGAATGGTCTT CTATGGCAATGATATATCCTCTGtttatagaaaaaggagagctttTAGATAGTGACTGCAGAAGAGTTGCCACTTTTTCTGAGATTTCTTCTCCCGAACAATTAGAGAGGCTTCAACCAGAGGATGAACAAGCAGAGATTGTTATTGTCAATTTACTGGATTGGCAG GTGATACCTGCCGAGAATATTGTTGCAGCTTTTCAAAGCAGTCAAAAAACAGTATTTGCCATCTCAAAAACCTCCACTGAAGCTCAAATTTTCCTCGAG GCCTTGGAATTGGGTCTAGGTGGAGTTGTTTTGAAAGTTGAGGATGTGAAGGCTGTCCTTGAGCTGAAG GACTATTTTGACAGAAGAAATGAAGCAAGCAATATGTTGGATTTGACAAAAGCTACTGTAACTCAAGTTCAAATGGCCGGAATGGGTGATCGAGTTTGCGTGGATCTCTGTAGCCTCCTGAGACCTGGTGAAGGACTTCTG GTTGGATCCTTTGCTAGAGGGCTATTCCTTGTTCATTCAGAATGCTTGGAATCCAATTATATTTCCAGCAGGCCTTTCCGAGTCAATGCG GGGCCTGTGCACGCGTATGTTGCTGTTCCTGGAGGAAAAACCTGCTACCTTTCAGAGTTGAAAGCAGGCAAAGAGGTAATCGTTGTCGATCAAAATGGTAGCCAACGAAGTGCAATTGTTGGGCGTGTGAAGATTGAAACCCGACCACTAATCCTCGTGGAGGGAAAG ACTGATTCAGATGATCCCACTGTGTATAGCATCCTTCTTCAGAATGCCGAAACAGTTCCCTTAGTCTCTGCCCAACGAG GAAATGGATATCAAAGTAAAGCAATACCTGTGACTTCACTCAAAGTTGGTGATGAAGTTATGCTGAGGATACAGGGCGGTGCTCGGCACACGGGAATTGAAATCCAAGAATTCATTGTAGAGAAATGA
- the LOC131336359 gene encoding uncharacterized protein LOC131336359 isoform X3, with translation MDIKPAKKKSNDSDDLASRRSSRRRGPPKSPLDEDFVRPGQVQKTLGSNSNKKAKKEECSTETTTPSSGADPTVALLELAASVSQSPVKVCEGDDTVCEAHAPVLTDIQSCGVGDGQVDKDAAGDEDTVSKHPSNPSVSTGATDPSEGKLKSSRLIDYASSEKRSQILASSCAAPSASSSLAMSKKRVWIWTENKQVMTAAVERGWNTFVFSSQCRALASEWSSMAMIYPLFIEKGELLDSDCRRVATFSEISSPEQLERLQPEDEQAEIVIVNLLDWQVIPAENIVAAFQSSQKTVFAISKTSTEAQIFLEALELGLGGVVLKVEDVKAVLELKDYFDRRNEASNMLDLTKATVTQVQMAGMGDRVCVDLCSLLRPGEGLLVGSFARGLFLVHSECLESNYISSRPFRVNAGPVHAYVAVPGGKTCYLSELKAGKEVIVVDQNGSQRSAIVGRVKIETRPLILVEGKTDSDDPTVYSILLQNAETVPLVSAQRGNGYQSKAIPVTSLKVGDEVMLRIQGGARHTGIEIQEFIVEK, from the exons ATGGATATCAAACCTGCTAAGAAAAAGAGCAACGACTCAGATGATCTGGCTTCCCGCCGGTCATCGCGCCGTCGAGGGCCTCCGAAGTCACCTTTGGATGAAGATTTTGTTCGTCCAGGGCAAGTTCAGAAAACTCTAGGCAGCAACAGCAACAAGAAGGCGAAGAAGGAAGAATGTTCAACTGAAACCACCACCCCAAGTTCAGGTGCTGACCCCACGGTTGCCCTACTGGAGTTGGCGGCGAGTGTCTCACAATCGCCAGTGAAAGTGTGTGAAGGGGATGATACCGTATGTGAAGCCCACGCACCGGTTTTGACGGACATCCAGTCGTGTGGGGTGGGAGACGGCCAGGTTGACAAGGATGCTGCTGGTGATGAGGACACTGTGTCAAAGCACCCGAGTAACCCTAGTGTTTCTACTGGAGCTACGGACCCGAGTGAGG GGAAATTGAAAAGTTCCAGGTTGATTGATTATGCTAGCAGTGAGAAGAGATCTCAAATTCTGGCCTCTTCTTGTGCTGCCCCATCTGCATCTTCCTCATTGGCTATGTCGAAGAAGCGGGTGTGGATATGGACTGAGAACAAACAAGTCATGACGGCTGCCGTAGAGAGAGGCTGGAACACATTCGTCTTCTCCTCCCAATGTCGCGCCCTTGCTAGTGAATGGTCTT CTATGGCAATGATATATCCTCTGtttatagaaaaaggagagctttTAGATAGTGACTGCAGAAGAGTTGCCACTTTTTCTGAGATTTCTTCTCCCGAACAATTAGAGAGGCTTCAACCAGAGGATGAACAAGCAGAGATTGTTATTGTCAATTTACTGGATTGGCAG GTGATACCTGCCGAGAATATTGTTGCAGCTTTTCAAAGCAGTCAAAAAACAGTATTTGCCATCTCAAAAACCTCCACTGAAGCTCAAATTTTCCTCGAG GCCTTGGAATTGGGTCTAGGTGGAGTTGTTTTGAAAGTTGAGGATGTGAAGGCTGTCCTTGAGCTGAAG GACTATTTTGACAGAAGAAATGAAGCAAGCAATATGTTGGATTTGACAAAAGCTACTGTAACTCAAGTTCAAATGGCCGGAATGGGTGATCGAGTTTGCGTGGATCTCTGTAGCCTCCTGAGACCTGGTGAAGGACTTCTG GTTGGATCCTTTGCTAGAGGGCTATTCCTTGTTCATTCAGAATGCTTGGAATCCAATTATATTTCCAGCAGGCCTTTCCGAGTCAATGCG GGGCCTGTGCACGCGTATGTTGCTGTTCCTGGAGGAAAAACCTGCTACCTTTCAGAGTTGAAAGCAGGCAAAGAGGTAATCGTTGTCGATCAAAATGGTAGCCAACGAAGTGCAATTGTTGGGCGTGTGAAGATTGAAACCCGACCACTAATCCTCGTGGAGGGAAAG ACTGATTCAGATGATCCCACTGTGTATAGCATCCTTCTTCAGAATGCCGAAACAGTTCCCTTAGTCTCTGCCCAACGAG GAAATGGATATCAAAGTAAAGCAATACCTGTGACTTCACTCAAAGTTGGTGATGAAGTTATGCTGAGGATACAGGGCGGTGCTCGGCACACGGGAATTGAAATCCAAGAATTCATTGTAGAGAAATGA
- the LOC131336359 gene encoding uncharacterized protein LOC131336359 isoform X1 — protein sequence MFQLRFCVLIRTHVLNFYKGWRGSRVKYSTNHLQSEGSRSEKTKWLWYFLPFLWLKSPEQKLLCRAETMDIKPAKKKSNDSDDLASRRSSRRRGPPKSPLDEDFVRPGQVQKTLGSNSNKKAKKEECSTETTTPSSGADPTVALLELAASVSQSPVKVCEGDDTVCEAHAPVLTDIQSCGVGDGQVDKDAAGDEDTVSKHPSNPSVSTGATDPSEGKLKSSRLIDYASSEKRSQILASSCAAPSASSSLAMSKKRVWIWTENKQVMTAAVERGWNTFVFSSQCRALASEWSSMAMIYPLFIEKGELLDSDCRRVATFSEISSPEQLERLQPEDEQAEIVIVNLLDWQVIPAENIVAAFQSSQKTVFAISKTSTEAQIFLEALELGLGGVVLKVEDVKAVLELKDYFDRRNEASNMLDLTKATVTQVQMAGMGDRVCVDLCSLLRPGEGLLVGSFARGLFLVHSECLESNYISSRPFRVNAGPVHAYVAVPGGKTCYLSELKAGKEVIVVDQNGSQRSAIVGRVKIETRPLILVEGKTDSDDPTVYSILLQNAETVPLVSAQRGNGYQSKAIPVTSLKVGDEVMLRIQGGARHTGIEIQEFIVEK from the exons ATGTTTCAATTACGTTTCTGTGTCCTAATCCGTACTCATGTATTAAACTTTTATAAGGGTTGGAGGGGTTCTAGAGTAAAATATTCCACGAATCACTTGCAATCAGAGGGAAGCAGaagtgaaaaaacaaaatggctCTGGTATTTCCTCCCATTCCTTTGGTTGAAATCCCCCGAAcag AAGTTGCTCTGTAGAGCTGAAACCATGGATATCAAACCTGCTAAGAAAAAGAGCAACGACTCAGATGATCTGGCTTCCCGCCGGTCATCGCGCCGTCGAGGGCCTCCGAAGTCACCTTTGGATGAAGATTTTGTTCGTCCAGGGCAAGTTCAGAAAACTCTAGGCAGCAACAGCAACAAGAAGGCGAAGAAGGAAGAATGTTCAACTGAAACCACCACCCCAAGTTCAGGTGCTGACCCCACGGTTGCCCTACTGGAGTTGGCGGCGAGTGTCTCACAATCGCCAGTGAAAGTGTGTGAAGGGGATGATACCGTATGTGAAGCCCACGCACCGGTTTTGACGGACATCCAGTCGTGTGGGGTGGGAGACGGCCAGGTTGACAAGGATGCTGCTGGTGATGAGGACACTGTGTCAAAGCACCCGAGTAACCCTAGTGTTTCTACTGGAGCTACGGACCCGAGTGAGG GGAAATTGAAAAGTTCCAGGTTGATTGATTATGCTAGCAGTGAGAAGAGATCTCAAATTCTGGCCTCTTCTTGTGCTGCCCCATCTGCATCTTCCTCATTGGCTATGTCGAAGAAGCGGGTGTGGATATGGACTGAGAACAAACAAGTCATGACGGCTGCCGTAGAGAGAGGCTGGAACACATTCGTCTTCTCCTCCCAATGTCGCGCCCTTGCTAGTGAATGGTCTT CTATGGCAATGATATATCCTCTGtttatagaaaaaggagagctttTAGATAGTGACTGCAGAAGAGTTGCCACTTTTTCTGAGATTTCTTCTCCCGAACAATTAGAGAGGCTTCAACCAGAGGATGAACAAGCAGAGATTGTTATTGTCAATTTACTGGATTGGCAG GTGATACCTGCCGAGAATATTGTTGCAGCTTTTCAAAGCAGTCAAAAAACAGTATTTGCCATCTCAAAAACCTCCACTGAAGCTCAAATTTTCCTCGAG GCCTTGGAATTGGGTCTAGGTGGAGTTGTTTTGAAAGTTGAGGATGTGAAGGCTGTCCTTGAGCTGAAG GACTATTTTGACAGAAGAAATGAAGCAAGCAATATGTTGGATTTGACAAAAGCTACTGTAACTCAAGTTCAAATGGCCGGAATGGGTGATCGAGTTTGCGTGGATCTCTGTAGCCTCCTGAGACCTGGTGAAGGACTTCTG GTTGGATCCTTTGCTAGAGGGCTATTCCTTGTTCATTCAGAATGCTTGGAATCCAATTATATTTCCAGCAGGCCTTTCCGAGTCAATGCG GGGCCTGTGCACGCGTATGTTGCTGTTCCTGGAGGAAAAACCTGCTACCTTTCAGAGTTGAAAGCAGGCAAAGAGGTAATCGTTGTCGATCAAAATGGTAGCCAACGAAGTGCAATTGTTGGGCGTGTGAAGATTGAAACCCGACCACTAATCCTCGTGGAGGGAAAG ACTGATTCAGATGATCCCACTGTGTATAGCATCCTTCTTCAGAATGCCGAAACAGTTCCCTTAGTCTCTGCCCAACGAG GAAATGGATATCAAAGTAAAGCAATACCTGTGACTTCACTCAAAGTTGGTGATGAAGTTATGCTGAGGATACAGGGCGGTGCTCGGCACACGGGAATTGAAATCCAAGAATTCATTGTAGAGAAATGA
- the LOC131336359 gene encoding uncharacterized protein LOC131336359 isoform X4: MVEGVLKLTGVFPIPRITCNQSETEVKMALVFPPIPLVEIPRTGKLKSSRLIDYASSEKRSQILASSCAAPSASSSLAMSKKRVWIWTENKQVMTAAVERGWNTFVFSSQCRALASEWSSMAMIYPLFIEKGELLDSDCRRVATFSEISSPEQLERLQPEDEQAEIVIVNLLDWQVIPAENIVAAFQSSQKTVFAISKTSTEAQIFLEALELGLGGVVLKVEDVKAVLELKDYFDRRNEASNMLDLTKATVTQVQMAGMGDRVCVDLCSLLRPGEGLLVGSFARGLFLVHSECLESNYISSRPFRVNAGPVHAYVAVPGGKTCYLSELKAGKEVIVVDQNGSQRSAIVGRVKIETRPLILVEGKTDSDDPTVYSILLQNAETVPLVSAQRGNGYQSKAIPVTSLKVGDEVMLRIQGGARHTGIEIQEFIVEK; the protein is encoded by the exons aaaatggctCTGGTATTTCCTCCCATTCCTTTGGTTGAAATCCCCCGAAcag GGAAATTGAAAAGTTCCAGGTTGATTGATTATGCTAGCAGTGAGAAGAGATCTCAAATTCTGGCCTCTTCTTGTGCTGCCCCATCTGCATCTTCCTCATTGGCTATGTCGAAGAAGCGGGTGTGGATATGGACTGAGAACAAACAAGTCATGACGGCTGCCGTAGAGAGAGGCTGGAACACATTCGTCTTCTCCTCCCAATGTCGCGCCCTTGCTAGTGAATGGTCTT CTATGGCAATGATATATCCTCTGtttatagaaaaaggagagctttTAGATAGTGACTGCAGAAGAGTTGCCACTTTTTCTGAGATTTCTTCTCCCGAACAATTAGAGAGGCTTCAACCAGAGGATGAACAAGCAGAGATTGTTATTGTCAATTTACTGGATTGGCAG GTGATACCTGCCGAGAATATTGTTGCAGCTTTTCAAAGCAGTCAAAAAACAGTATTTGCCATCTCAAAAACCTCCACTGAAGCTCAAATTTTCCTCGAG GCCTTGGAATTGGGTCTAGGTGGAGTTGTTTTGAAAGTTGAGGATGTGAAGGCTGTCCTTGAGCTGAAG GACTATTTTGACAGAAGAAATGAAGCAAGCAATATGTTGGATTTGACAAAAGCTACTGTAACTCAAGTTCAAATGGCCGGAATGGGTGATCGAGTTTGCGTGGATCTCTGTAGCCTCCTGAGACCTGGTGAAGGACTTCTG GTTGGATCCTTTGCTAGAGGGCTATTCCTTGTTCATTCAGAATGCTTGGAATCCAATTATATTTCCAGCAGGCCTTTCCGAGTCAATGCG GGGCCTGTGCACGCGTATGTTGCTGTTCCTGGAGGAAAAACCTGCTACCTTTCAGAGTTGAAAGCAGGCAAAGAGGTAATCGTTGTCGATCAAAATGGTAGCCAACGAAGTGCAATTGTTGGGCGTGTGAAGATTGAAACCCGACCACTAATCCTCGTGGAGGGAAAG ACTGATTCAGATGATCCCACTGTGTATAGCATCCTTCTTCAGAATGCCGAAACAGTTCCCTTAGTCTCTGCCCAACGAG GAAATGGATATCAAAGTAAAGCAATACCTGTGACTTCACTCAAAGTTGGTGATGAAGTTATGCTGAGGATACAGGGCGGTGCTCGGCACACGGGAATTGAAATCCAAGAATTCATTGTAGAGAAATGA
- the LOC131336359 gene encoding uncharacterized protein LOC131336359 isoform X2, with amino-acid sequence MVEGVLKLTGVFPIPRITCNQSETEVKKTKWLWYFLPFLWLKSPEQKLLCRAETMDIKPAKKKSNDSDDLASRRSSRRRGPPKSPLDEDFVRPGQVQKTLGSNSNKKAKKEECSTETTTPSSGADPTVALLELAASVSQSPVKVCEGDDTVCEAHAPVLTDIQSCGVGDGQVDKDAAGDEDTVSKHPSNPSVSTGATDPSEGKLKSSRLIDYASSEKRSQILASSCAAPSASSSLAMSKKRVWIWTENKQVMTAAVERGWNTFVFSSQCRALASEWSSMAMIYPLFIEKGELLDSDCRRVATFSEISSPEQLERLQPEDEQAEIVIVNLLDWQVIPAENIVAAFQSSQKTVFAISKTSTEAQIFLEALELGLGGVVLKVEDVKAVLELKDYFDRRNEASNMLDLTKATVTQVQMAGMGDRVCVDLCSLLRPGEGLLVGSFARGLFLVHSECLESNYISSRPFRVNAGPVHAYVAVPGGKTCYLSELKAGKEVIVVDQNGSQRSAIVGRVKIETRPLILVEGKTDSDDPTVYSILLQNAETVPLVSAQRGNGYQSKAIPVTSLKVGDEVMLRIQGGARHTGIEIQEFIVEK; translated from the exons aaaaaacaaaatggctCTGGTATTTCCTCCCATTCCTTTGGTTGAAATCCCCCGAAcag AAGTTGCTCTGTAGAGCTGAAACCATGGATATCAAACCTGCTAAGAAAAAGAGCAACGACTCAGATGATCTGGCTTCCCGCCGGTCATCGCGCCGTCGAGGGCCTCCGAAGTCACCTTTGGATGAAGATTTTGTTCGTCCAGGGCAAGTTCAGAAAACTCTAGGCAGCAACAGCAACAAGAAGGCGAAGAAGGAAGAATGTTCAACTGAAACCACCACCCCAAGTTCAGGTGCTGACCCCACGGTTGCCCTACTGGAGTTGGCGGCGAGTGTCTCACAATCGCCAGTGAAAGTGTGTGAAGGGGATGATACCGTATGTGAAGCCCACGCACCGGTTTTGACGGACATCCAGTCGTGTGGGGTGGGAGACGGCCAGGTTGACAAGGATGCTGCTGGTGATGAGGACACTGTGTCAAAGCACCCGAGTAACCCTAGTGTTTCTACTGGAGCTACGGACCCGAGTGAGG GGAAATTGAAAAGTTCCAGGTTGATTGATTATGCTAGCAGTGAGAAGAGATCTCAAATTCTGGCCTCTTCTTGTGCTGCCCCATCTGCATCTTCCTCATTGGCTATGTCGAAGAAGCGGGTGTGGATATGGACTGAGAACAAACAAGTCATGACGGCTGCCGTAGAGAGAGGCTGGAACACATTCGTCTTCTCCTCCCAATGTCGCGCCCTTGCTAGTGAATGGTCTT CTATGGCAATGATATATCCTCTGtttatagaaaaaggagagctttTAGATAGTGACTGCAGAAGAGTTGCCACTTTTTCTGAGATTTCTTCTCCCGAACAATTAGAGAGGCTTCAACCAGAGGATGAACAAGCAGAGATTGTTATTGTCAATTTACTGGATTGGCAG GTGATACCTGCCGAGAATATTGTTGCAGCTTTTCAAAGCAGTCAAAAAACAGTATTTGCCATCTCAAAAACCTCCACTGAAGCTCAAATTTTCCTCGAG GCCTTGGAATTGGGTCTAGGTGGAGTTGTTTTGAAAGTTGAGGATGTGAAGGCTGTCCTTGAGCTGAAG GACTATTTTGACAGAAGAAATGAAGCAAGCAATATGTTGGATTTGACAAAAGCTACTGTAACTCAAGTTCAAATGGCCGGAATGGGTGATCGAGTTTGCGTGGATCTCTGTAGCCTCCTGAGACCTGGTGAAGGACTTCTG GTTGGATCCTTTGCTAGAGGGCTATTCCTTGTTCATTCAGAATGCTTGGAATCCAATTATATTTCCAGCAGGCCTTTCCGAGTCAATGCG GGGCCTGTGCACGCGTATGTTGCTGTTCCTGGAGGAAAAACCTGCTACCTTTCAGAGTTGAAAGCAGGCAAAGAGGTAATCGTTGTCGATCAAAATGGTAGCCAACGAAGTGCAATTGTTGGGCGTGTGAAGATTGAAACCCGACCACTAATCCTCGTGGAGGGAAAG ACTGATTCAGATGATCCCACTGTGTATAGCATCCTTCTTCAGAATGCCGAAACAGTTCCCTTAGTCTCTGCCCAACGAG GAAATGGATATCAAAGTAAAGCAATACCTGTGACTTCACTCAAAGTTGGTGATGAAGTTATGCTGAGGATACAGGGCGGTGCTCGGCACACGGGAATTGAAATCCAAGAATTCATTGTAGAGAAATGA